From a single Methanobacterium sp. Maddingley MBC34 genomic region:
- a CDS encoding acetolactate synthase, small subunit (PFAM: ACT domain; Small subunit of acetolactate synthase~TIGRFAM: acetolactate synthase, small subunit), with product MDEQRSHIISALVLHRPGVLQRVAGLFTRRGFNIDSITVGPSEQDGMARMTIISRGDDKILEQITKQLNKIIEVIKVRDLDAEGTVIRELCLIKTHATSERSRSEIIQYANIFRGRIVDAGPENLTLEITGTPEKIDALIDLLRGFGIKEISRTGPTAISRGSKTI from the coding sequence ATGGATGAACAGAGAAGTCATATAATCAGTGCCCTAGTACTCCACCGCCCGGGTGTCCTGCAACGTGTGGCTGGTCTATTCACCCGTAGAGGGTTCAACATCGACAGTATCACCGTGGGACCCTCAGAACAGGACGGAATGGCCCGTATGACCATCATCTCCAGGGGTGATGATAAAATACTGGAACAGATCACCAAACAACTAAACAAGATCATCGAGGTAATTAAGGTCAGGGATCTGGATGCAGAGGGAACTGTAATCCGAGAGTTGTGTCTCATCAAGACCCATGCTACATCAGAAAGATCCCGTTCAGAGATCATCCAATATGCCAACATTTTCCGGGGTAGAATCGTTGATGCAGGACCTGAAAATCTCACTCTGGAGATCACTGGAACACCCGAAAAAATCGACGCACTCATTGACCTTTTAAGAGGATTCGGTATAAAAGAAATCTCCAGAACCGGACCAACAGCCATATCACGGGGTTCAAAGACAATATAA
- a CDS encoding putative metal-dependent hydrolase (PFAM: Putative cyclase), protein MENKENASWNDSRYLRISYNLTEDTPVHPDLTKITITPKNRIKEGDDYNTSVITAENHSGTHVDAPAHFLKDGRPIFTYDPNELTFKKPLTVDCPKKPDELIKKDDLYPALNQYNKDDILDFDCVLIRTGFGKYRETDTEKYLTKNPGISPEAVSYLRNKLPELACLAIDTVSMSRHGRMEEMTSVHQTAFRTEEGLGKPLIFVEDLNLQFLQKEMILEEFMVIPWQVEGIDSAPCTVLVKIRS, encoded by the coding sequence ATGGAAAATAAAGAAAATGCCTCATGGAATGATTCACGGTACTTGAGAATATCCTACAACCTCACTGAAGACACACCAGTCCACCCTGACCTGACTAAAATAACAATAACCCCTAAAAATCGGATTAAAGAAGGGGATGACTACAACACTTCAGTTATAACTGCTGAAAATCATTCCGGAACCCATGTTGATGCACCAGCTCATTTCTTAAAAGACGGGCGTCCCATATTTACCTATGATCCCAATGAACTGACCTTTAAAAAGCCATTAACTGTAGATTGCCCTAAAAAACCTGATGAACTCATCAAGAAGGATGATCTTTATCCTGCACTTAATCAGTATAATAAAGATGATATTCTGGATTTTGATTGTGTTTTGATACGCACTGGATTTGGTAAATATCGTGAAACTGATACTGAGAAATATTTAACTAAAAATCCGGGAATTTCACCGGAAGCAGTATCTTATCTTCGTAATAAACTCCCAGAACTAGCCTGCCTGGCTATAGATACAGTTTCAATGTCCCGTCATGGTAGGATGGAAGAAATGACTAGTGTCCACCAGACAGCCTTCAGGACAGAAGAAGGTTTAGGAAAACCCTTAATTTTTGTGGAGGATCTTAATCTTCAATTTCTTCAGAAAGAAATGATCCTGGAAGAATTTATGGTTATTCCCTGGCAGGTTGAAGGAATTGACAGTGCTCCCTGTACTGTGCTGGTTAAAATCAGATCATAA
- a CDS encoding TIGR00303 family protein (PFAM: Phosphoribosyltransferase~TIGRFAM: TIGR00303 family protein), whose protein sequence is MDKSIKSFGSRDTLHKLQNRDSLFLCVIATTLTSRIPGITGAGASPELTDYTPAADVELIVHGSPKCLPEIPQTVVKGGAAPTPAVITKASLEMAEIPFLAADAGTAVKPGIPYVNINDEQGGNIVTGKAVNDPLEIFNKGKMLGKTLSQLTDHLVIGESTPAGTTTALGVLEAMGYDAWGKISGSTPENPHELKRQTVEAGLEAAGLANELPLDPFQAVGAVGDPMIPAVAGITAGSTVPVTLAGGTQMTAVCAFLKEAIQGFNFEDVSIATTIFVATDETADINYIARQIAPIDIFAVDPGFEKSENQGLQKYTQGVVKEGAGAGGAMLAAQLKGVHIDDIRTKTEELCREIF, encoded by the coding sequence ATGGATAAATCTATTAAGAGTTTCGGATCACGAGATACACTCCACAAACTGCAGAACAGGGATTCATTATTTTTATGCGTTATTGCCACCACTTTAACTTCACGAATACCTGGAATAACCGGTGCAGGAGCATCACCAGAATTAACGGATTACACACCGGCTGCTGATGTAGAGTTGATTGTACACGGTTCCCCTAAGTGTCTTCCGGAGATCCCTCAAACTGTGGTGAAAGGTGGAGCTGCACCCACTCCTGCAGTAATTACCAAAGCCTCACTTGAAATGGCTGAAATTCCATTTCTGGCTGCCGATGCAGGGACAGCTGTCAAACCCGGAATTCCTTACGTGAATATCAATGATGAACAGGGTGGAAACATTGTAACCGGTAAAGCCGTTAATGATCCTCTTGAAATATTTAACAAGGGAAAAATGCTGGGAAAAACCCTTTCCCAGCTCACTGATCACCTGGTGATAGGTGAAAGCACCCCTGCAGGAACCACCACGGCCCTGGGGGTTCTGGAGGCCATGGGCTATGATGCATGGGGAAAGATCAGTGGAAGCACACCTGAAAATCCTCACGAACTGAAACGTCAGACAGTTGAAGCAGGATTAGAAGCTGCAGGTTTGGCCAATGAACTCCCACTGGATCCATTCCAGGCAGTGGGAGCAGTGGGAGACCCAATGATCCCTGCAGTGGCTGGAATCACAGCTGGCAGCACCGTACCGGTCACATTAGCTGGTGGGACCCAGATGACTGCGGTATGCGCATTCTTAAAAGAAGCTATTCAAGGTTTTAATTTCGAAGATGTTTCCATAGCTACCACTATTTTTGTGGCCACTGATGAAACTGCAGATATCAATTACATTGCCCGACAAATCGCACCCATAGATATATTCGCGGTTGATCCAGGATTTGAAAAATCAGAAAACCAGGGGCTTCAAAAATACACTCAAGGTGTGGTGAAAGAAGGTGCAGGTGCAGGTGGAGCCATGCTGGCTGCTCAGCTTAAGGGAGTTCACATTGATGATATAAGGACGAAAACTGAGGAATTATGTCGGGAAATTTTTTAA
- a CDS encoding undecaprenyl-diphosphatase UppP (PFAM: Bacitracin resistance protein BacA~TIGRFAM: undecaprenyl-diphosphatase UppP): MDIIQAIIMGAVQGLTEFLPVSSSAHLVIAPELLGTQSSLAFDTLLHVGTLVAVIGYFWKDITSMIKAFISSLLDIPKGNFKEGVKEDPFKRLTWLVVVGTIPAGLMGVLFKSEFESLFSSVTAVGFFLLITGVILWGSEWIAKKNKDKKGKDVKEVSFTNSLVIGLFQGFAIAPGISRSGSTIAAGLFSGLERKLAARYSFLLSIPAIMGAALIQTKDIVSFDANLEVLIAGFLSAAIFSYLAVKFMMSYIQKHSLNIFAIYCWFVGALTIIISMVWT, translated from the coding sequence ATGGATATTATTCAAGCAATAATAATGGGTGCAGTCCAGGGATTAACTGAATTCCTGCCAGTGAGCAGTTCAGCCCACCTGGTCATAGCCCCTGAATTACTGGGCACACAATCCAGTCTGGCATTTGACACCCTCTTACACGTAGGTACTCTGGTAGCAGTGATAGGATACTTCTGGAAAGATATTACATCCATGATAAAAGCATTCATATCCAGCCTACTTGATATTCCCAAAGGGAACTTCAAAGAAGGTGTAAAAGAAGACCCATTTAAAAGATTAACCTGGCTGGTAGTGGTAGGTACCATTCCAGCGGGTTTAATGGGAGTACTGTTTAAAAGTGAGTTCGAAAGCCTTTTCAGCTCAGTTACAGCAGTTGGTTTTTTCCTCCTTATAACTGGAGTTATCCTGTGGGGTTCGGAATGGATAGCAAAGAAAAACAAGGATAAAAAAGGTAAAGATGTTAAAGAAGTTAGCTTTACAAATTCACTGGTCATTGGACTTTTCCAGGGATTTGCCATTGCCCCCGGGATATCCAGATCCGGATCCACCATTGCCGCAGGATTATTCTCAGGACTGGAGAGAAAACTAGCTGCGCGTTACAGCTTCTTACTTTCCATACCAGCCATAATGGGTGCGGCACTAATACAGACCAAAGATATTGTTAGTTTCGATGCAAACCTGGAAGTTCTAATTGCGGGATTTTTATCAGCAGCTATCTTCAGTTACCTGGCTGTTAAATTTATGATGAGCTATATCCAGAAGCATAGTTTAAACATATTTGCCATTTACTGCTGGTTTGTGGGTGCACTGACCATTATAATTTCAATGGTCTGGACATGA
- a CDS encoding Restriction endonuclease (PFAM: Restriction endonuclease), translating to MLYHHCLKVGELDKNRLVKFMARVMEESGFKVYRNFQTSRHIIDIYGVLPTILGDIGVVVACKNYDDRWEVGLDVLKEMEMVGKTLKASKIVVVTTSYFTKSAVNYADRRNIKIIDKDGLMTLAKKFSAQHEEYGGVQVYDEDDGESGGNPEVVEDYTPSSSTASSFPKTSSSSGFFSRGKGSLDRSKKSRSFSLPETPGLKPLLTNTISLIIIVFALSSLITYFISMGYTNTAILGISKILISAVLSYGLVMAIERDVTTTLSKGTIVFFVSLLIYVIMIIVL from the coding sequence ATGTTATATCATCACTGTTTGAAGGTGGGGGAATTGGATAAAAACAGATTAGTCAAATTCATGGCAAGGGTAATGGAAGAATCAGGCTTCAAGGTCTACCGTAACTTCCAGACTTCCCGACACATCATTGACATCTACGGAGTTCTACCCACCATCCTTGGAGATATTGGGGTGGTTGTAGCCTGTAAAAACTATGATGACCGCTGGGAAGTGGGTCTTGACGTTTTAAAAGAAATGGAAATGGTGGGAAAAACCCTTAAAGCATCTAAAATCGTGGTAGTTACCACATCCTACTTCACTAAAAGCGCGGTAAACTATGCGGACCGTAGAAACATTAAAATCATTGATAAAGATGGGTTAATGACACTGGCCAAGAAATTTTCCGCCCAGCACGAAGAATATGGTGGAGTGCAAGTATACGATGAGGATGACGGAGAAAGTGGAGGAAATCCAGAAGTAGTCGAAGATTACACCCCCTCTTCAAGCACTGCATCGAGTTTTCCCAAAACATCTTCCTCTTCTGGTTTCTTCAGCAGAGGAAAGGGAAGTTTGGACAGATCAAAAAAATCAAGATCATTCTCTCTGCCTGAGACCCCCGGGCTTAAACCCCTGTTAACCAATACAATATCTCTAATAATAATTGTATTCGCACTTTCATCCCTTATAACCTATTTTATCAGCATGGGATATACGAATACTGCTATTTTAGGAATCAGCAAAATATTAATTTCCGCAGTCTTATCTTACGGACTGGTAATGGCTATTGAACGTGACGTGACCACCACTCTCAGTAAAGGGACCATAGTCTTCTTTGTTTCCCTTCTAATCTACGTTATCATGATCATAGTCCTTTAA
- a CDS encoding branched-chain amino acid aminotransferase, group I (PFAM: Aminotransferase class IV~TIGRFAM: branched-chain amino acid aminotransferase, group I; D-amino acid aminotransferase), which produces MAFDESGKIWFNGEFVDWKEANVHALSHVVHYGSSVFEGIRCYNTKKGPAVFRLAEHVQRLYNSAKIYRMEIPYSQEDFCQAILDTIKINRLDACYIRPAIFRGYAELGVYPLNCPVESIIAVWAWGKYLGEEALENGVDVGVSTWRRMAPNTMPNMAKAGSNYMNSQLAKMEAVSNNYDEAIMLDYQGMVSEGSGENIFIVKEGVLHTPPRASSLLDGITRNSIITLARDMDVEVKEEEIPREMLYVADELFLTGTAAEVTPIRSVDRITVGNGKRGEITKKLQEGFFAILEGNAEDKYGWLTFI; this is translated from the coding sequence ATGGCCTTTGATGAGTCAGGAAAAATATGGTTCAATGGAGAGTTCGTTGATTGGAAGGAAGCAAATGTTCACGCATTATCACACGTAGTTCACTACGGATCCAGTGTTTTTGAGGGAATACGGTGTTATAATACCAAAAAGGGTCCGGCAGTGTTCCGCTTAGCTGAACATGTGCAACGTCTCTATAATTCTGCCAAAATTTACCGAATGGAAATACCTTATTCTCAGGAAGATTTCTGCCAAGCCATCCTTGATACAATCAAGATCAATCGGCTTGACGCTTGCTATATACGCCCTGCTATCTTCAGAGGCTATGCTGAACTGGGAGTTTATCCCCTGAACTGCCCGGTAGAGTCCATAATTGCCGTCTGGGCATGGGGAAAGTACCTGGGAGAAGAGGCTCTGGAAAACGGTGTGGACGTTGGTGTGTCAACCTGGCGCCGTATGGCCCCCAACACCATGCCAAACATGGCAAAAGCTGGTTCTAACTACATGAACAGCCAGCTGGCCAAGATGGAGGCTGTTTCCAATAATTATGATGAAGCCATAATGCTAGACTACCAGGGAATGGTAAGTGAAGGCAGTGGAGAAAACATCTTCATTGTAAAGGAGGGAGTCCTGCACACCCCACCACGCGCTTCTTCACTGCTGGACGGGATAACCAGGAATTCCATAATCACCCTGGCCAGAGATATGGATGTGGAAGTTAAAGAAGAAGAAATACCCCGGGAAATGTTGTACGTTGCTGATGAACTTTTTTTAACCGGTACTGCAGCAGAAGTCACCCCCATCAGATCAGTTGACCGTATAACTGTTGGTAACGGTAAAAGGGGAGAAATAACAAAAAAATTACAGGAAGGTTTCTTCGCAATTTTAGAGGGTAATGCAGAGGATAAGTATGGTTGGTTGACTTTTATTTAA
- a CDS encoding putative methanogenesis marker protein 12 (TIGRFAM: putative methanogenesis marker protein 12): MVFVGMDHGTTGVSFTALGDKPEHLKIGRDELSSGEVSAMEELSGMVDLDSIQLMAITYAMGDGISKITPLEMVKNRGILSIEGAGKVTGGGTAVYEEIKKSGIPTVLIPGLHQNTPCMDPRFKAAYSHHASAEKVSICYNAHLETAYENFIVSDISSNTVSLLLENGKIRGAVDACLGSMGIVHGPLDLKMIRDVDEGLRTANQCFSRAGAVKVAGIDEKVAHAKNVLLERYQEGDPQAELALETMLMTIVMEIWGLVGIASNEMEGVVLTGSVGSMQDPFDFFGALKEEVGDIGEVVMLPSTSGSVGSAQIAKAVFEGVNDILGIEIHSEQD, encoded by the coding sequence ATGGTATTTGTAGGAATGGATCACGGCACCACCGGTGTTTCTTTTACAGCTTTAGGTGATAAACCAGAACATCTCAAGATAGGGAGGGATGAACTCTCCTCTGGTGAGGTTTCTGCAATGGAAGAGCTTTCTGGAATGGTTGATCTGGATTCAATCCAATTGATGGCCATTACCTATGCCATGGGCGACGGTATCAGCAAAATAACACCCCTGGAAATGGTTAAAAATAGAGGTATTCTTTCCATTGAAGGCGCAGGAAAGGTTACTGGTGGAGGTACCGCTGTTTATGAAGAGATTAAAAAATCAGGAATTCCTACTGTTTTAATACCCGGACTGCACCAGAACACCCCCTGCATGGATCCTCGTTTTAAAGCTGCTTATTCCCATCATGCCAGTGCAGAAAAGGTAAGTATATGCTACAACGCCCATCTGGAAACTGCTTATGAGAATTTCATTGTGTCCGATATCAGCTCCAACACAGTGAGTCTTCTCCTGGAAAATGGGAAAATCAGAGGTGCTGTGGATGCCTGTCTTGGTTCCATGGGTATTGTTCACGGGCCACTGGACTTGAAGATGATACGTGATGTTGATGAAGGATTACGCACTGCCAACCAGTGCTTTTCCCGTGCAGGAGCAGTTAAAGTGGCAGGTATAGATGAGAAGGTGGCCCATGCCAAGAATGTTCTTCTGGAAAGGTACCAGGAAGGAGACCCCCAGGCAGAGCTGGCCCTTGAAACCATGCTCATGACCATTGTCATGGAAATATGGGGCCTGGTTGGAATTGCCAGCAATGAAATGGAAGGGGTGGTGCTAACTGGTTCTGTGGGATCCATGCAGGATCCCTTTGATTTTTTCGGTGCACTGAAGGAGGAAGTGGGAGATATTGGAGAAGTGGTAATGTTACCCTCCACTTCTGGTTCTGTGGGAAGTGCTCAGATTGCAAAGGCTGTTTTTGAAGGTGTAAATGATATACTGGGAATTGAAATACATTCAGAACAAGATTAA
- a CDS encoding Survival protein SurE (PFAM: Survival protein SurE~TIGRFAM: 5'/3'-nucleotidase SurE), with the protein MTILITNDDGVNSSGIIAAKKAAEKLGETLVVAPATQQSGIGHALTLFEPIRVTSTTMNDGSEAHMVSGTPTDAVIVGIFQIADKKPDLVISGINMGENLGKSELTTSGTIGAAMEAAVHGIPALSVSLQVTRGDIKFHDGHVDIDFSHAQRMTERVARMILKKGLPEGVDFLNLNIPSHPESDRIMLTRLGERMYRVHIKERLDPRGRPYYWIDGDSVEDDDVGTDVHTLKRERCATLTPISLDATSPLELMDGWNKI; encoded by the coding sequence ATGACCATTCTCATCACTAATGATGATGGAGTTAACTCCTCAGGCATCATCGCCGCTAAAAAAGCAGCAGAAAAATTGGGCGAAACATTGGTAGTTGCCCCAGCCACTCAACAAAGTGGAATTGGCCATGCTTTAACTCTTTTCGAACCGATTAGGGTTACAAGTACAACTATGAATGATGGCAGTGAGGCCCATATGGTTTCCGGAACACCCACCGATGCTGTAATTGTAGGTATCTTTCAGATCGCTGATAAAAAACCAGATTTAGTTATATCTGGAATAAATATGGGTGAAAACCTGGGAAAATCTGAGTTAACCACCTCTGGAACAATTGGGGCTGCCATGGAAGCAGCAGTCCATGGTATACCTGCACTTTCAGTTTCACTGCAGGTAACTCGGGGAGATATCAAGTTCCATGATGGTCATGTGGATATTGACTTTTCCCATGCACAAAGGATGACGGAGAGGGTTGCCAGGATGATCTTAAAAAAAGGATTACCTGAAGGAGTTGATTTTTTAAACCTGAACATTCCATCCCATCCAGAAAGTGACCGTATCATGCTCACCCGTTTAGGTGAGAGAATGTATCGGGTGCATATCAAGGAACGATTAGATCCGCGGGGAAGACCATATTACTGGATTGATGGTGATTCTGTGGAGGACGATGATGTGGGTACTGATGTCCACACTCTTAAGCGTGAAAGATGTGCAACACTAACTCCCATTTCTCTGGATGCCACCTCTCCTTTGGAGTTGATGGATGGATGGAATAAAATTTAA
- a CDS encoding ketol-acid reductoisomerase (PFAM: Acetohydroxy acid isomeroreductase, catalytic domain~TIGRFAM: ketol-acid reductoisomerase), giving the protein MKIYYEKDVDIDVLKDKTIAVIGYGSQGMAQARNMAESGLNVVVGLRKGGKSWKIAADHGMNVLTVEEAAEVADVIHVLIPDEIQADVYEKSIKPGLKEGNTLSFSHGYNIHYQYIKPPANVNVTMIAPKGPGSTVRGQYVDGFGVPGLVAVQQDYTGDAQQVALAMGQGSGLTRAGVLETTFKEETETDLFGEQAVLCGGVTELIKAGFQTLVEAGYQPEVAYFETCHEVKLIVDLIYKKGFAGMWNDVSNTAEFGGLTRRERVITEESRKEMKEILKEIQNGKFAKEWALENQAGNPQLNRMRDIEDELEIEKQGKKLRKLCGLEE; this is encoded by the coding sequence ATGAAGATTTATTATGAAAAAGATGTGGATATAGACGTACTTAAGGATAAAACAATAGCAGTTATTGGATACGGAAGTCAGGGAATGGCCCAGGCCCGAAATATGGCCGAAAGTGGATTGAATGTTGTGGTCGGACTACGAAAAGGAGGAAAATCCTGGAAAATCGCAGCTGATCATGGAATGAATGTTTTAACCGTTGAAGAAGCTGCCGAAGTGGCTGATGTTATTCACGTGCTCATTCCTGATGAAATACAGGCTGATGTTTATGAAAAATCAATCAAACCTGGCCTGAAAGAAGGTAACACCCTCAGTTTCTCCCACGGATACAACATACACTACCAGTACATAAAACCACCAGCCAATGTTAACGTTACCATGATCGCTCCTAAAGGTCCTGGTTCCACAGTTCGTGGACAGTACGTTGATGGATTCGGTGTTCCTGGCCTGGTGGCAGTCCAGCAGGATTATACTGGCGATGCTCAACAGGTGGCCCTGGCAATGGGACAGGGAAGCGGTCTCACCCGTGCCGGAGTCCTTGAAACCACCTTTAAAGAAGAAACTGAAACTGATCTGTTTGGTGAACAGGCAGTTCTCTGTGGGGGAGTCACTGAACTCATAAAAGCAGGATTCCAGACCCTGGTGGAAGCTGGTTACCAGCCAGAAGTGGCTTACTTTGAAACCTGTCACGAAGTCAAACTCATTGTTGACCTCATATACAAGAAAGGATTCGCTGGAATGTGGAATGACGTCAGTAACACTGCTGAATTTGGAGGATTAACCCGAAGGGAGAGGGTTATAACTGAAGAATCCCGTAAGGAAATGAAAGAAATCCTGAAAGAAATCCAGAACGGTAAATTCGCCAAAGAATGGGCCCTTGAAAACCAGGCAGGTAATCCTCAACTCAACAGGATGAGGGACATAGAAGACGAACTGGAAATTGAAAAACAGGGCAAAAAACTAAGGAAACTTTGTGGACTGGAAGAATAA